In Phycisphaerae bacterium, the genomic stretch AGGCGTCCAGGTCAATCACGTTGAACTTGCCCAAGTCCAGGCTCGCCAGGAATTTCCGATTGTCGCCTTGCAGGTACACCCCGCCACGCATGGGCTTCTGGTCGATGCGTAGCGTGGTAATGTCCCGGTCCGGCAACCGGCGCTGGACCTCTGCCCACAGTCGCCCCGTCCCGCCATAGCAGTCCAGGACCCTCACCGGCCCGGCGGGCAGATGATCCACCCGTAAAGCCACCTTCGCTTCAAAGTAGCTGTTGTCAATTTGAACCTTGTTCATACTCCACGTCCGGGTGCCTCACCATCGCTTCGATGTGCTCGGCAAGCTCGCCCATAACCTCGGGCGGAAAGCTCAAGAGTACGTGCGTTCGCTGGTAAGGCCGTATGGCGTCTTTCGTGGGCTTGAGCGGCTGCTGACATTCCTGCTCCTGCAACTCCGCAATGCGCAGCGACACCAAGTCGTCGTCGGACACCGATTCCCTTAGCTTGTCGATGTAGACCCCGAGTTGTTCGCTGAATTGCCCCTGGATGCGGGGGTTATTTAGCGAGATATTCAAGAGCCGCTCGTCCGCCTCGCTTACATCCACGGCCACACATAGGCACTCAGAGATGCCCGCTTCTTTCAGTACCCGGTATCGCTGGTTTCCCCCGACGATCCGGTTCGACCCATCGCGGACGTTCACCACGATCAACTCCACGCAACCGAACCGCTCGATGCTTTGTGCCAAG encodes the following:
- a CDS encoding ParB N-terminal domain-containing protein, giving the protein MACPQVKRFKLQELRPCQDNPREIEDESLAGLAQSIERFGCVELIVVNVRDGSNRIVGGNQRYRVLKEAGISECLCVAVDVSEADERLLNISLNNPRIQGQFSEQLGVYIDKLRESVSDDDLVSLRIAELQEQECQQPLKPTKDAIRPYQRTHVLLSFPPEVMGELAEHIEAMVRHPDVEYEQGSN